The following proteins come from a genomic window of Nitrospirota bacterium:
- the fabG gene encoding 3-oxoacyl-[acyl-carrier-protein] reductase, with translation MVYKQDGKVALITGGTKGIGKAIALSLADYGAKVIVNYISDAETAEQTRKEIEKINGFALAFRADVSNYEEVQEMIDSIINKTGKLDILINNAGITRDSLLFSMKDDDWKKVIDINLTGVYNCCKAALRPMIAGHWGRIVNIISPSALLGRKGQTNYSASKGGILSFTRSLAREVARLGITVNAISPGVIETDLTKNLDAKVRDDLLNMIPLRRFGTPEEIAQAVSYLVSEKAGYITGTYISIDGGLT, from the coding sequence TTGGTATATAAACAAGACGGTAAAGTTGCCCTTATCACAGGGGGGACAAAGGGCATCGGGAAAGCCATAGCACTGTCTCTTGCAGACTATGGAGCAAAGGTTATAGTTAATTATATTTCCGATGCTGAAACAGCAGAGCAGACAAGAAAAGAGATTGAAAAAATAAATGGTTTTGCCCTTGCATTCAGGGCGGATGTTTCTAATTACGAAGAAGTTCAGGAGATGATTGATAGTATTATTAATAAGACAGGTAAACTGGACATACTTATAAACAATGCAGGGATAACAAGGGATAGCCTTCTATTTTCCATGAAAGATGATGACTGGAAGAAGGTAATCGATATAAACCTTACAGGAGTTTATAACTGTTGTAAAGCTGCACTGAGACCAATGATAGCAGGACACTGGGGAAGGATAGTCAATATTATTTCTCCAAGCGCTCTTTTGGGAAGAAAAGGCCAGACGAATTACTCTGCGTCAAAAGGAGGAATTCTCAGCTTTACCCGTTCTCTTGCAAGAGAGGTAGCACGTCTTGGCATCACCGTTAATGCTATAAGTCCCGGCGTGATCGAAACAGATCTAACAAAAAATCTGGACGCGAAAGTCAGAGATGATTTACTTAACATGATACCACTGAGACGTTTTGGCACCCCTGAAGAGATCGCTCAAGCAGTAAGTTATCTTGTATCTGAAAAAGCAGGTTATATTACAGGAACATATATTTCTATTGATGGAGGCTTGACATAG
- a CDS encoding ACP S-malonyltransferase, translated as MGGTFKEMTGAIFPGIGSERDGMKALIKEDLLKQIDISCGEDILLQQNIYAVSASLWDSSKLVYPISLVAGHSLGFYSSLYASNSIDFRTGLYLINAAHDAILKMTGSKTFGITAIIGIKWDIIENLCRKFNNVYIANINSATQVVISGPADSIDKIEKKVIKEGALKVQRLSIKYPVHTPFLKGIEEIMNKAVEKIEIKAPEIPIVDHTTSEILISPEQIKETLSCQLARKVVWLDVIKKMWQKGIRKFIEVGPGDILSKITKWIERDAEVKSLGI; from the coding sequence ATGGGAGGAACTTTCAAAGAGATGACAGGAGCGATATTCCCAGGAATTGGTTCAGAGAGAGATGGTATGAAGGCACTGATAAAAGAAGATCTTCTCAAGCAAATAGATATTTCATGTGGAGAAGATATATTACTTCAGCAGAATATTTATGCTGTAAGCGCCTCTTTGTGGGATAGTTCAAAGCTTGTCTATCCAATATCCCTTGTAGCAGGACATAGCCTTGGATTTTACTCTTCACTCTATGCATCTAACAGTATAGATTTTAGAACAGGTCTTTATTTAATAAATGCTGCTCATGATGCGATATTAAAAATGACAGGATCAAAAACCTTCGGCATAACTGCAATTATAGGAATCAAATGGGATATAATAGAAAATCTGTGCAGAAAATTTAATAATGTTTATATTGCTAACATAAATTCTGCAACACAGGTGGTAATTTCAGGTCCGGCAGATTCAATTGACAAAATTGAAAAAAAAGTCATCAAAGAGGGTGCTTTAAAAGTGCAGAGACTTTCGATTAAATATCCTGTCCATACTCCTTTTTTAAAAGGCATTGAAGAAATTATGAATAAGGCAGTAGAAAAAATTGAGATAAAAGCGCCTGAGATACCAATTGTTGACCATACAACATCAGAAATACTGATCTCGCCAGAACAAATAAAAGAGACCCTGTCATGTCAACTTGCAAGGAAGGTTGTATGGCTTGATGTAATCAAGAAGATGTGGCAAAAAGGAATCAGAAAATTTATTGAGGTAGGCCCAGGTGATATACTATCAAAGATAACAAAATGGATTGAACGTGATGCAGAGGTGAAATCCCTTGGTATATAA
- a CDS encoding acyl carrier protein — protein sequence MNKNELLIELKKLIIKRLKLEDINPDEIEDDGPLFGEGLGLDSIDALELVVALEKNYGIRIPDEDVGKEAFRSVNALADYIMKQKT from the coding sequence GTGAATAAGAATGAACTTTTGATAGAATTAAAAAAATTAATTATTAAAAGATTGAAATTAGAAGATATCAATCCTGATGAAATAGAGGATGACGGTCCACTCTTCGGGGAAGGTCTTGGGCTTGACTCCATTGATGCACTTGAGCTTGTAGTTGCTCTTGAAAAAAATTATGGCATAAGAATTCCTGATGAAGATGTTGGTAAAGAGGCATTCAGATCAGTGAATGCCTTAGCAGATTATATCATGAAACAAAAAACTTGA